A window of the Deltaproteobacteria bacterium genome harbors these coding sequences:
- a CDS encoding CoA activase, translated as MIGVDVGSTTVKATVVDPSNLQILWQDYQRHETRQPEKVMEFLVRIGNEFNDVPKEKIRVFMTGSGAAPLCDPVGAKFVQEVNAVTLTVEKLHPDVGSVVELGGQDAKIIIFKVNEETGEKQAINSMNDKCASGTGATIDKCMIKVGAEPKLVQGLEYDGTKLHHVAAKCGVFAETDIVNLVKAALPASEILNSLADAIVMQNLSVLTRGNTLRHKVLLLGGPNTYLPFLQQCWRKRIPETWEQRGYPYPKDIPIEELILVPENAQYYAAYGAVLYGMYEAASVGQYKGLSELKEFIAHGRKSRLGEKAGSPLVKDIEELEVFKKQYTIPKFKPVSFRPGQGVRGYIGLDGGSTSSKAVLVDENGEILLKAYQLSKGNPIQDTKEILKQMKDYVTSQGATLEVLGFGATGYAADVLESSVKSDVNIVETVAHMMSAVHFFGDVDVICDIGGQDIKVLFMQNGDIKNFKLSNQCSAGNGMLLQAMADQFGIKVQDYADVAFQASLSPKFSYGCAVFLDSDRVNFQKEGFAKEELLAGLAQVLPKNIWQYVVQIPRLAELGRRFVLQGGTQYNLAAVKAQVDYIKNRVPDAEILIHPHTGEAGAIGAAMETRRVVQRRGYSTFVGLDAATDLKFNSRNDESTRCHFCPNNCSRTFIDTETPDGGTARYISGFSCEKGTVESEEEMVKLAKKRNDLKKSYPNLVDYEAKALFKFYETEPLPVAGTIIHDIEVKKTLFGNIKRIPIQRPFRRSSEESAKKRGKIRMAIPRVLNIYSTAPIWRAYFQTLGISSNNIVFSDYTSEEMWRDGGKYGSIDPCYPSKVAQAHIHNLLFQKHSEEKPLHYIFFPILTHVPSFVTGSIDTAACPIVAGSPEVMKAAFTKEHDFFAERGIQYLDPAMTLNEPNLFKSQMFEAFGPILEVTEDESDWAVEQGWKALNMLDNEMQTKGREILEWAEREGKMTLLMLGRPYHLDPGLNHSVLDEFQILGYPVLSIRSIPKDLEYLGRLFQQDLEEGVIQSPLEIGDVWAENYSANSSQKVWASKFAARHRNVAVIDLSSFKCGHDAPTYGIIDKIISTAHTPYSALHDIDANKPSGSIKIRVKTYAHTLSLREEALVDLKKKEAELQRRLVEKKMELQQKLVPLPTYHEKEISHGTASL; from the coding sequence ATGATCGGGGTCGATGTCGGTTCCACGACGGTCAAGGCGACTGTTGTCGATCCCTCCAACCTCCAGATCCTCTGGCAGGATTATCAACGTCACGAAACCAGACAGCCGGAAAAGGTCATGGAGTTCCTCGTCCGGATCGGAAACGAATTCAACGACGTCCCGAAGGAGAAGATCCGGGTCTTTATGACCGGTTCGGGGGCAGCACCACTTTGTGATCCGGTCGGTGCCAAATTTGTCCAAGAAGTGAATGCGGTCACCCTTACCGTGGAGAAGCTCCATCCCGATGTCGGTTCTGTTGTGGAGCTCGGTGGGCAGGATGCCAAGATTATTATTTTTAAGGTCAACGAGGAGACCGGGGAAAAGCAGGCGATCAACTCGATGAATGACAAGTGTGCCTCGGGCACGGGTGCCACCATCGATAAATGCATGATCAAGGTTGGTGCGGAACCAAAACTGGTCCAGGGTCTGGAATACGATGGGACCAAATTGCATCATGTTGCTGCCAAGTGTGGTGTCTTTGCCGAGACCGATATCGTGAATCTTGTGAAGGCCGCCTTGCCAGCTAGCGAGATCCTGAATTCCTTGGCCGATGCGATCGTGATGCAGAATCTCTCCGTTCTGACCCGTGGGAATACCCTTCGACACAAGGTATTGTTGCTCGGTGGGCCGAATACGTATCTGCCGTTTTTGCAGCAGTGTTGGCGGAAGCGGATCCCGGAGACCTGGGAGCAGAGGGGTTACCCGTATCCAAAAGATATTCCGATCGAGGAGTTGATCCTGGTTCCCGAAAACGCCCAATACTACGCCGCCTACGGGGCCGTCCTTTACGGGATGTATGAGGCAGCCTCTGTCGGACAATATAAAGGGCTCTCCGAACTGAAAGAATTCATCGCGCATGGGCGGAAGTCTCGGTTGGGAGAAAAGGCCGGCTCACCCCTCGTTAAAGATATCGAGGAGCTCGAGGTGTTTAAGAAACAGTATACGATACCAAAATTCAAACCGGTCAGTTTTCGACCCGGCCAAGGGGTGCGTGGCTATATTGGATTGGATGGCGGTTCGACCTCCTCGAAGGCGGTTCTTGTTGATGAAAATGGCGAAATACTCTTGAAGGCCTACCAACTCTCCAAGGGAAATCCGATTCAGGATACGAAGGAAATCCTGAAACAGATGAAGGATTATGTCACCTCACAAGGGGCGACTCTCGAAGTCTTGGGTTTTGGGGCGACCGGTTACGCAGCTGATGTCCTCGAGTCTTCGGTAAAATCAGACGTGAATATCGTCGAGACTGTTGCCCATATGATGAGTGCGGTCCATTTCTTCGGCGATGTCGATGTCATTTGTGACATTGGGGGACAAGATATCAAAGTCCTCTTCATGCAAAACGGTGATATCAAGAATTTCAAGCTCTCGAATCAATGCTCGGCCGGGAACGGGATGCTCCTGCAGGCGATGGCGGATCAGTTTGGGATCAAGGTGCAAGACTACGCCGATGTTGCCTTCCAGGCCTCCCTGTCACCGAAATTTTCCTACGGCTGCGCCGTTTTTCTCGATAGTGACCGTGTCAATTTCCAAAAAGAGGGTTTTGCGAAGGAAGAGCTTCTCGCTGGACTCGCCCAGGTCTTGCCAAAAAATATCTGGCAGTATGTTGTTCAGATCCCGCGTCTTGCCGAACTTGGCCGACGCTTTGTCCTTCAGGGAGGCACTCAATACAACCTCGCCGCCGTGAAGGCACAGGTCGATTATATTAAGAATAGGGTTCCCGATGCGGAGATCCTGATCCATCCGCATACTGGTGAAGCAGGGGCGATTGGTGCCGCGATGGAGACGCGCCGGGTGGTTCAACGTCGAGGCTATTCAACCTTTGTCGGGCTTGATGCCGCCACTGATCTCAAATTCAATTCGCGCAATGACGAATCGACCCGTTGTCACTTCTGTCCCAACAACTGCAGCCGGACGTTTATTGATACCGAGACACCGGACGGAGGCACGGCACGTTATATCTCAGGATTTAGCTGTGAGAAGGGGACGGTCGAATCGGAAGAGGAGATGGTGAAACTCGCGAAGAAGAGAAATGATCTTAAAAAATCGTATCCAAATCTGGTCGATTATGAGGCAAAGGCGCTTTTCAAATTCTACGAAACAGAACCACTCCCCGTTGCGGGGACGATTATTCATGATATCGAGGTCAAAAAGACGCTATTTGGAAATATCAAAAGGATTCCGATTCAACGCCCCTTTAGGAGATCTTCTGAAGAATCTGCGAAGAAGAGGGGGAAGATCCGGATGGCGATTCCACGGGTCCTGAATATTTACAGTACCGCCCCGATCTGGAGGGCCTATTTTCAAACCTTGGGGATCTCCTCAAACAACATTGTCTTTTCGGATTACACCTCTGAGGAGATGTGGCGTGATGGGGGGAAATACGGATCGATTGATCCCTGTTACCCCTCGAAGGTCGCCCAGGCCCATATCCATAATCTTTTATTCCAGAAACATTCGGAGGAGAAACCGCTCCACTATATTTTCTTTCCGATCCTGACCCATGTCCCCTCTTTTGTTACAGGATCAATTGACACCGCCGCCTGTCCGATCGTTGCAGGTTCTCCAGAGGTGATGAAGGCTGCCTTTACGAAGGAGCATGATTTTTTTGCCGAGCGGGGGATTCAGTATCTAGATCCCGCCATGACCTTAAACGAGCCAAATCTTTTTAAGAGTCAGATGTTCGAGGCGTTTGGTCCAATCCTCGAAGTGACGGAGGATGAGAGTGACTGGGCGGTGGAGCAAGGCTGGAAGGCCCTAAACATGCTGGATAACGAGATGCAAACAAAGGGGCGTGAGATCCTGGAATGGGCAGAGCGGGAGGGGAAGATGACTCTGCTCATGTTGGGTCGTCCCTACCATCTCGATCCGGGCCTCAATCACTCGGTCCTCGATGAGTTTCAGATCCTGGGCTATCCGGTCCTTTCTATCCGATCGATTCCAAAAGACCTTGAGTATTTGGGAAGGCTTTTCCAGCAGGATCTTGAGGAAGGGGTCATTCAGTCTCCGCTCGAGATCGGAGATGTCTGGGCCGAGAACTACAGCGCCAATAGTTCTCAAAAGGTTTGGGCTTCAAAGTTCGCCGCTCGCCACCGCAATGTTGCTGTGATCGATCTTTCCAGTTTCAAATGTGGGCATGACGCCCCGACCTATGGGATTATTGATAAGATCATCAGCACGGCGCATACCCCCTATTCGGCACTGCATGATATCGATGCCAACAAGCCATCTGGTTCGATCAAGATCCGTGTGAAAACTTATGCCCATACCCTTTCACTCCGCGAGGAGGCCTTAGTTGACCTCAAGAAAAAAGAGGCGGAGCTTCAGAGACGACTTGTGGAGAAAAAAATGGAACTTCAACAAAAATTGGTCCCTTTACCGACCTACCATGAAAAGGAGATTAGCCATGGAACTGCCAGCCTATAA
- a CDS encoding TetR/AcrR family transcriptional regulator: MKHFSKDERRRQLIKAAIEAFGRRGYHRTQVSDIIEEAGVARGTFYLYFEGKREIFDAIMLELFGRVREEVRTLPRDAVMKIPTQLRGNIERVTDLLLKNSLLAKILFNEAVGLDPELDKRLRNFYGQLLDLIQRGLNQGQEMGFVREGNVEVMAIALLGAFKEIFYQSLIQRKAPEKNIIVEEIYRLVISAIAKPGIMPLPTEN; the protein is encoded by the coding sequence GCGTCAACTGATTAAGGCAGCGATCGAGGCCTTCGGCCGTCGTGGTTATCATCGGACGCAGGTTTCAGATATTATTGAAGAGGCAGGGGTCGCCCGGGGAACCTTTTATCTTTATTTTGAGGGGAAACGCGAGATCTTTGATGCGATCATGTTGGAGCTTTTTGGACGCGTTCGAGAGGAGGTCAGGACGCTTCCGCGCGATGCGGTGATGAAGATTCCAACTCAACTTCGTGGAAATATCGAGAGGGTCACAGATCTTCTCTTAAAAAATTCATTGCTGGCCAAGATCCTCTTCAATGAGGCGGTTGGCTTGGATCCGGAGCTCGATAAACGACTCAGGAATTTTTATGGCCAGCTCCTCGACCTCATCCAGAGAGGGTTAAACCAGGGTCAAGAGATGGGGTTTGTGAGAGAGGGGAATGTCGAAGTGATGGCGATCGCCCTCCTCGGTGCCTTCAAGGAAATTTTCTACCAGTCGCTGATCCAGAGGAAGGCACCTGAAAAAAATATCATTGTCGAGGAGATCTATCGACTCGTGATCTCGGCAATCGCCAAGCCCGGAATTATGCCGCTTCCAACAGAAAATTAG
- a CDS encoding helix-turn-helix domain-containing protein encodes MSLISSRKVCRFFKCKPGDLLEHVKK; translated from the coding sequence ATGTCTTTGATTTCCTCAAGAAAAGTTTGCCGATTCTTTAAGTGCAAACCGGGAGACCTTCTGGAGCACGTGAAGAAATGA
- a CDS encoding 2-hydroxyglutaryl-CoA dehydratase, whose amino-acid sequence MELPAYKMEEELAKFEEEERNRLGLAPHRKKQWQDKINREFYADQRPHTTILVSGLTLAHDSFVQAGLTGLGYQVEALEGPDNESLQFGKEFGNRGQCNPTYFTVGNLVKHLVKLREKGLSSQEVVDKYLFLTAGACGPCRFGMYVTEYRKALRDAGFDGFRVMLFDANGGMKQATGREIGLKIDRPFFLTLAKAILGGDALNAIMYRIRPYEVVPGSTDKAIAECREIVRDALREGRSIFRALYHCRKVLQKVEVDRTLVRPKVTIIGEFWAMTTEGEGNYRLQRFLEQEGAEVDIQLITNWILYNLWQAKIDTRRRMTLRAADLEARKGLKTTQIAKRFLILKAAELALKGTFYTFARLLGLRPYHLPDMEENAALASEHYNTELRGGEGHMEVGKLIQTVIHNKAHMVISVKPFGCMPSSGVSDGVQTIITEKLPQAIFLPIETSGDGAVNVYSRIQMMLFKAKRVAEKEYEELLSKKGLTVEQVREKIRADRKLRKATHYSPHVVAGTAANFLLEAA is encoded by the coding sequence ATGGAACTGCCAGCCTATAAAATGGAAGAAGAACTCGCGAAATTTGAGGAAGAAGAGCGAAATCGTCTCGGTCTCGCCCCGCATCGAAAGAAGCAGTGGCAGGACAAGATCAACCGTGAGTTTTATGCCGACCAGAGACCCCACACGACCATTCTGGTTTCTGGCCTTACGCTCGCCCACGACAGTTTTGTCCAGGCCGGACTCACAGGACTCGGCTATCAAGTCGAGGCGCTTGAAGGGCCTGACAATGAATCGCTGCAGTTTGGGAAGGAGTTTGGAAATCGTGGGCAGTGCAATCCGACCTATTTTACTGTTGGGAATCTTGTGAAACATCTTGTGAAGCTCCGTGAGAAGGGACTCTCCTCGCAAGAGGTTGTCGATAAATATCTCTTCCTCACAGCAGGGGCCTGTGGGCCATGTCGATTCGGGATGTATGTAACCGAATACCGCAAGGCGCTTCGCGATGCCGGTTTTGATGGCTTTCGTGTGATGCTCTTCGATGCGAATGGCGGCATGAAGCAGGCGACCGGTCGTGAAATCGGTCTCAAGATTGATCGCCCATTTTTCCTGACCCTCGCAAAGGCGATCCTCGGTGGAGATGCCCTCAATGCGATCATGTACCGAATCCGACCGTACGAGGTGGTTCCTGGTTCTACAGACAAGGCAATCGCGGAGTGTCGGGAAATTGTTCGGGACGCCCTGCGAGAGGGACGTTCCATTTTCCGCGCCCTTTATCACTGTCGCAAGGTTCTGCAGAAGGTTGAGGTCGATCGAACCCTCGTGAGACCGAAGGTCACCATCATCGGTGAATTCTGGGCGATGACCACAGAGGGGGAAGGGAACTACCGTCTTCAGAGATTTCTGGAGCAGGAAGGGGCCGAGGTCGATATTCAACTGATTACGAATTGGATCCTTTATAACCTCTGGCAGGCAAAGATCGACACCCGTCGACGGATGACTCTGAGGGCTGCTGACCTTGAGGCGAGGAAGGGCCTGAAAACGACACAGATCGCAAAACGATTTCTGATCTTGAAAGCTGCCGAACTTGCCTTGAAGGGGACCTTTTACACCTTTGCACGACTCTTGGGACTTCGCCCGTATCATCTCCCGGATATGGAAGAGAACGCTGCGCTCGCCTCCGAACATTACAACACGGAGCTTCGTGGTGGTGAGGGGCATATGGAGGTGGGCAAGTTGATTCAAACGGTGATCCACAATAAGGCCCATATGGTGATCTCGGTGAAACCGTTCGGATGCATGCCCTCGTCCGGTGTTTCAGATGGCGTCCAGACGATTATCACCGAAAAACTTCCCCAAGCGATCTTTCTTCCGATTGAGACAAGCGGCGATGGGGCGGTCAACGTCTACAGCCGGATCCAGATGATGCTCTTCAAGGCAAAACGAGTCGCTGAGAAAGAGTACGAAGAGCTGCTCTCGAAGAAGGGGCTCACTGTCGAACAGGTGCGGGAGAAGATCCGCGCCGATCGCAAACTTCGAAAGGCGACCCATTATAGTCCTCATGTGGTTGCGGGGACAGCCGCTAATTTTCTGTTGGAAGCGGCATAA